DNA sequence from the Gopherus evgoodei ecotype Sinaloan lineage unplaced genomic scaffold, rGopEvg1_v1.p scaffold_31_arrow_ctg1, whole genome shotgun sequence genome:
GTGACCTGCCTGAGCTTGAACCAGCCATCCTGTGGcagagaaccaggagtcctgcacCGCCCTCATGCAGGTGACACTGGCCCGGCCTAGAGGACCTGCACATTCAGGCCTGTAAATCCAGCACAGCCTCGCTAGCTTGGGAGAAGCCGTTTAACCCCCGGCACGGCCGGGGAGGTGACTGAGGACAGCTCTCCGGCCGACGCACCATCATGCCGGGACATGGTGGTCACCGGGCGTCCCCTGCTTCCAAGCCAGGCAGCCAAAGCTCAGCAAGGAGCCAGTGGAAATGCAGGGAGGGGGTTGAAATACAGTTACCCAGGGAGGAATTTAAGCCTCACAACGATTCGTGAAACACGCCTGGGGATCTGTGACCCGTCCCTAGCTGCTCAGTGGTGCCATGGGGCCCTCTGGTGACAGGCTGGTGCACGGGCCTGCACCACAGCCGGGAGTGCAGAGAGCGCCCTCCGCTGGGTCTCCAACACCGTAACCCCGACCGATTTCATTAgccttgccaactttctaataccAGAGACCGAACACCCGGGCCCCGCCCCcggctcactccattcccccctcgCTCACTAGCTCATTTTCACGGggctgagggctccggctggggatgaggggtttggggtgaaggaggaggctccaagctggggctgagggtttggggtgaaggaggaggctccaagctggggctgaggggttcagggtgtggaagggggctcagggcttgggcaggcggtcggggtgcgggagggagtgagggctctggtgtggggctgagggattggggcacaggagggggctgcaggctggagcCAACAGggtgggaggggtctctgggctggggcagggggttggggtgcgggagggagtgagggctctgactgggggtgtgagctctggcgTGGGGCTGGCGATGAgggattgaggtgcagggggggctccaggctagagccgaggggtttggagggtgggaggggctccgggctggggcaggggattgggtgcgggagggggctcgggatgcaggctccagttggcacttacctcaggcggctcccagaagcagcaatttgtcctctggctcctaggcagaggcacagacaggcagctccacacgctgccctcgCCCGGAAGCgcctccccagcagctcccattggccacagttcccagccaatgggagctgcagagccggcgcTCGGGATGggggcagcgcgtggagcccCTGTGGATGCCGCTGCACCTaagggccgcagggacatgccagccacttccaggagctgcgtggagccatCTCGGGAGCCTGGGAGCCCCACAGTGCTGCCGGCTGGACTTCTAACAgcttggtcagcagtgctgacaggagccgccagggtccctctTCGAGCGCGTGTTGGCAGCCCTAGACTGATGGCTGGCTCGCTCCTTTCCAGAGGGGCGCCCCCCGGCTTGGGAGAGCTGGGCTCCGGGTGGTAACTCGACTGGCCACGGAGCTCATGTCGGCtaatagcacaggccagagacctgccccacagtcattcccagagcagatctagGCGTGGGTGGCACATGGGCCCTCCTTTTGGGGAGGCcggccccctggccctgccccttctgccctcccccgcctgccagagccccacccccacccacccacccactgggGCCAGAGGAGCCCCCGTCAAACCACCCCAAGCCCTGGGCGGCCACTGACTGGCCTAAGCACCAGCCCAGCAGCCCTGAGTCCCCGGCTGCCAGCCAGCCCCGAGCACCAGCCCAACTCCAGGGCCGGCCCAACCCGCCCCTGGCCTCCGACCGGCCCGAGCCACCAGCCAGCTGAGCACCGAGCTCCAAGTCGCCGGCCAGAGCTGAGCCCCCACCACCTTCAGGGGAGCGTGGGCGGGGCCACAGCATGGGTAAGGGGaagcttagcctcccctggcctatgatACCCACCCCCCGTGagtcattctcgtggctcttcgcTGAACCTTCTCCGATGTATcaccctccctctgggacagagCAGAAGTCAGGGGAGACCGTTCGCTTTCCACATGGGACCATCCAGCTCAGGTCGGAAAATCCCATCTCGTTCTTCCTTCACCGAGCCCAGAACTTCTGGCTGACACTGATCATAGAACGTAAGACTGGACCTCCTGGGTCATTGAGACCAGACCCCTGTGACCCCGGCAAGCCCTGAGCTAttgaaaagggttcagagaaaagcaaccAGAATGATCCAAGGTCTGGAGATCCTGCCTGGGAGAGGCTTAAGGAGCTCGATCGATTAGAGCAGATCACACTTTGAACCGGGCGATGCAGCTGCGAAAAAGGCTGATCTCATTCTGGGGTGTAGTAACGGGCATGTCATAGGTCAGACACAGGAGGTCATTGTCCGGCCCTGGCAAGGCCCCAGCTGGAGAagtgggtccagttctgggcactgcgcTTTAGGAGAGaggggacaaactggagagagtcccggggagagcaacagaaatgatcaaaggtttagaaaacccgacctgtgaggaaaggttaaaaaactgggcatggttGGTCTGGAGAGAAGAAGGCCAAGGGGGACCTGAGAACAGGCTGCAAATATGGTAAGGGCCGGTCTAAAGAGGCTTgggatcaattattctccatgtgcactgaagacaggacaagacgCAATGGGCTTAGCCCGCAGCAAGGGAGACGGAGGTTGGAGATTAGGGAAAACTCTCCGCCTCCCAGGGCAGGACTCGGTTCCCAAGCCTGGCTGTGGGGTCCCATCGCTGGAGGCTTTGaagaccaggttggacaaaccccaaCCAAGGCTGGTTTCGGGCCTGCCTCAGTGCGGGGGGCTGGATGCGGGGACCTCTCGAGGTCACCTTCCGGCCCCACGTTTCTGTGATTTCTATTACCCAGAGAGGAGGCGACTCGATCCATCGAAacacagggctgggagggacccCGAGagctccctgagcccagcccagaACGGTGCAGCGTGAGCTCGTCTCACTCCGGTGTCCTTGTTACCCGATGGAGGTCAGAGCTTCCGAGTCACCTTCAGTCAGCTAGTCTGATCTCCCGTAGATCACAGGTCACCAAGAGCCAGCTACCCCGCTCCTGGGCCCGGCAACCTGGATTAGACTCCAGCACTTCAGCCGGAGATTAACCTCTTGTGTGCcataggcagagaacaggagggaccaaggtgtCACCAATGTGTGAGGCTGATGggcccacagcccccactgcagATGGGGAACTCCCCCTGCCCAGGGTCTCAGCCAAACTGACCCGGGGGGAACTCCCTCCCAAGCCCAGGTCTGGAGATCCGCTagcccctgagcatgtgagcaggaTTCGCTGGATCAGTTCAGCTCAGAGCACCAGGCCACTCCATCCTGTGTACCGTCTCCCACTGTGGCTGatctctgatgctgcagaggaaggaggggaaaaaaaaaagcctggaaTACATTGGGGGGGAGgatttccttcctgaccccaaaaggcagatgccctgaagcatgagattagtTACACAAGacatagcactggaagggacccctgGGTCACCAGTCCCAGCCCCTCATCACCGCAGGCCACACCGTCACACAACCCCactcataaatgtatcaagctctaTCTTTAAACCAACTAGGTTGTTTGTCACACACCTGTCCTAgggggaggctgctccagaacttttCAATCACGTGGCAGcgagttccacaggccaattgCGTGCTGAAATGTATTCCCTTGGATTCGTTTTGAATTTTCTGCCTTACCTGTTGGAAAATCAGCCAGTTTTGATATTTTTCAGACCATTTTGTGCTCCAGCCATTCTGGATGCTCGGTGGCACAGTGGCCAGCGTCTGAGAAAAACAGATGCTTCAATAAACATCTGATAAAAATAGaggttttatttaataaacatcCTTTGCTTTACAAAAATGAGCTATTTTGTTAGCACTGTCCAGTTAATGTAACAAGTGAGAGATCCAGAGGTTACCTGTATTATGGCTCTGAACTTGGGCTCTGACATCTGGATTTGAGGTGGCAATTCAAGCCACACCCTGGATACTGAAAGAGGAGCCTGATTCTCAGCCCCGTGAGAGCGACACAGCCTTTGTGAATCCTCTCCCTCCAGCATCTCTCAAGCCAATTCCCGTGGCCACGATTGGCTCCTCGTCAGAACTGCTCCAAAGTCAGAATTTCTGCTCCATGGGAAATGTGGATATTCTGAAAATTGGTTTTGTtctgaatcaggatgaaaatcaaaaataaattctACAATTTCCCCATGAAACAAAATCATTGGGAAAAACTATTGTGGTTTGCGACTGATTGGAACATTCTTGttcaataacattttttaaaagatctgatcAAATAAACTCCAATATAAtcaatttgaataaaataaaatctgataaaatccaataaaataaatgcaaaatgtttcCTTCTGGTTTTAACTTTTACAAACTTTAAAAGTCAATATAATAAAATATGCAATAAAATCCAATACGTTTCCTTctgatattgattttaaaaaaattcaacataattgaaatgtttccttccactattgacttttttaaaatttaaacaaatccagtgaaataaaattcaataaaatcaaaatgtttctttccaacactgacttttttgaaatcaaaaccaaccaacaaaacaaaaaaatccaagaaaATAAAACTGATAAAACCAAACCGTTTCCTTCCAATTTTGACCATCTACAAATTGTTAAAAATTGAAAACGACCAAccagaaaacaaattttgaaccCAGACATCCAAACGCTCGTagcaaaatgggatttttttccttaaatatttttccccaatGCACATTTTTGTGGCAATTTCCCACACACCGTTCCGATTCCAACAAGAGGTCATTTTCCGACAGAAGGCTGCTTCGCTGGGAAAGTCGCCCCCAACCTCTGCCTCCTGCAATCCCCTGGGCCGTGGTTACCCTACGGGGTGTTAGTGGTGTAGCTAGGTCACCATGGCGATACTGGCCTAACCCTGTAGCGTAGACGCACCCAACAGCGATGGAAGAGGTTGGCCATCGCCATAGGAACGTAACCTCCCAAGTGACGGTAGCTGTGTTAACGAAAGGTTCCTTCCATCAGCCTAgcggtgtctacaccagggttatGTCAGCCTAGCCACAGAGGGTCATTCCCGCCCCCCAGCAACGTGGCTCCGATGACCTACATTTGatgtatagaccaggccttggttTTCACAATCCCACACCACAGCTGGAAGGAGACACAGCCCCCACCTCACCATGGGGAGCACATGGTGCCCATCCCATCAGCGCAGGAGACCACCACTGCGCCAGCCATCATCCTGCCCCGCAGGCCACCCCGCTCCCCTCCTGGGCACCTCCTCCCTCAACGCTCTGCTGAGGTCCAACCATGGTCGCACGTCCCTCCCAGGCCACCCACAATGCACCTCGCTctccagggagctgtggggtcctGGTATTATCTGATCCCACCGGGAgtcctcccagccctggcccccccacGGAGCtggtgtggggatggaggggggttATTGCTCTGTTAAGGGAGCCCCAAGGGGCCCGGTGAAGGGACAGAGGTGGAATtagaaagggggagagggatagaagtaggagagggctgggggtggaggcacAAAGCTGCCAGCAGCCCCCCTCACCTAGCAGGGCCCCTCCCTCAGTCATAGAGGAACCCGGGATCAGGGGGATCACAaggccccccctcctcctccatcctgtATGCGGCCTCCAGCACCCGCTGGGCGTCCCTGGCGAAGTCCTCCAGGGCGCTGTGCAGCAGGAAGTAGGCGGCCACAAAGGAGATGCCGCCGGCCACCAGGTTCTCCAGCAGCGGCAGGCGGGCACGGGCCAGGCGGGCGGCCGCCTGCCCACAGAGCGCGGCCTGGCTCAGCACGTCCCTCACGGCCGCCGGGGAGAGCTCCCGGGCCAGCTCCGAGCGCACCTGTGCCCACAGCCACTGCGGGGACCTGGCACCCGCCCGGGCCAGCACCCCCAGGGACTTCTCATCCAGGCCGAAGCTGCGGCGGTAGGAGCCCAGCGTCTCCACCAGCATGGGCACATTGAGCTGCAGCGGGAGCCCCGGCAGCGCCGAGACCAGGGATGCCAGCAGGGCCTTTTTCCAGATGTGTCGCCGCAGCGTCTCCTTCCGGCGCCCCACGGCCTCAGCCGTCAAAGCCGGCAGGGCCAGGAGCAGCGCGTGGCGCTTGTGCCCGGCTAGCTCCTCCGCCAGCGTGGCCTGCAGCCGCGGGAAGTCGAAGCGATGCAGCtggaaggcagagagcaggaaaaCCCGTGGGGCTGCCACGCCTCCCTTCTCCAGCTGGCGGGCGCAGTCCGCGCGGATCTCGCCCAGCACCTGGCCCTCCTGGAAGCGGCCCGGTCGGCGCCGGCGGGACGCCCGCAGGTCCTGATCCACCTTGGTGCGGATGAAGTAGAAGGGCCTGCCCGCGGCggccagggcctgggccagctggGCGTGGCTCTCCCGGAACCGCTCCGAAGCCACCAGGAGGAAGAAATCGAAGCGCATCAACCCCACCTGCTCCAGGTACCGCTCAGCCCGGAAGGTGGGGGTGCCGGTGCCAGGGAGATCCCAGAGCCGGACACTggggaggctggggtgggggtagggcgTGGGCTCGGCGGTGGTCTCCACAACGCCGGTGGGGGCGGCACGGGGGTCTGAGTCGCTCAGGCCACGGAGGGCGTTGACCAAGGTGGATTTGCCGGCGCCGGATTCGCCTGTCACAGCGATGTCCAGAGTGGCAGAGTCCAGCGAATCCAGCAGGGTTTGGACCTGGCTGGAAACCTCCAGCACCACACGGGATTGGATCAGGGAGCCCATCTCGGTCAGGTcctgctcccgc
Encoded proteins:
- the LOC115640601 gene encoding interferon-inducible GTPase 5-like, producing MLSSAMQSLELREQDLTEMGSLIQSRVVLEVSSQVQTLLDSLDSATLDIAVTGESGAGKSTLVNALRGLSDSDPRAAPTGVVETTAEPTPYPHPSLPSVRLWDLPGTGTPTFRAERYLEQVGLMRFDFFLLVASERFRESHAQLAQALAAAGRPFYFIRTKVDQDLRASRRRRPGRFQEGQVLGEIRADCARQLEKGGVAAPRVFLLSAFQLHRFDFPRLQATLAEELAGHKRHALLLALPALTAEAVGRRKETLRRHIWKKALLASLVSALPGLPLQLNVPMLVETLGSYRRSFGLDEKSLGVLARAGARSPQWLWAQVRSELARELSPAAVRDVLSQAALCGQAAARLARARLPLLENLVAGGISFVAAYFLLHSALEDFARDAQRVLEAAYRMEEEGGPCDPPDPGFLYD